DNA from Bacteroides zoogleoformans:
TGCACTACTTCTATGGTGCCCGTGCGTTGAACGAAGTGTTCTATCTGGATGACTTCCTCGGAATTGAAAAAGAATTTCCCAACTTCCATTTCCATCTGGCACTTGACCGTCCGGATCCCGCAGCCTATGCGGCGGGCGTGAAGTATACTGCCGGTTTTGTTCATCAGGTGATGTTGGATACTTATTTGAAAGACCATGAGGCTCCCGAAGACATCGAATACTATATGTGCGGCCCCGGCCCGATGTCGAAAGCCGTGGTTGCCATGCTTACCGACCTCGGCGTAGAAGAACAATCTATCTTGTTCGATAACTTTGGAGGTTAATCCCCCGATAGGGAAAAAACAATGATTTTTTTTAAGGCGCGGATTACGCGGAATTCACGGATTTAATTTGTCAAAACCGTATTGATTCCATGTAATCCGCGCCTCTTTTTATTATTGTACACACCGGCCCCTTGTGTAAGCTTTTAGTCGTTTGGGTAGACTACGTTCCATTCTTTTCTCAATTCATCCATGATATGCATCATGCGTAAAGTCTCGCGTCATTAATCGCCGGAAAAAAGCTATCAATAAGTTCTTGTGAATTACGAAGACAGGTGTTTCTGGCGAATTATGTAAATGGGTCAACTTCAAAACAGATGGTACATTGTCAAGATAAACCTTTTTGTTATATTTGCAGGGTAATGAGTTTCGTAATCTCAAAACAGCTTCTGAAAGAATCACGTTTCTTCAATAGACAACAATATGGTGAATAAAGAGGATATACTCCACAACTTGAAAATAGAGGAACTCAACCCGATGCAGCTCGCAGCCGGCCGGGCCTATGATGAACAAAAAGATATGGTGTTGCTTTCGCCTACGGGAAGTGGAAAGACATTGGCTTTTCTCTTGCCGTTGGTGCAAAAGTTAAAAAATGAAATAAAAGGTGTGCAGGCTGTGGTACTGGTGCCTTCGCGTGAGTTAGCCTTACAGACGGAAAGCGTTTTTAAGCAGATGAACACTTCATTTAAAGCCATCAGTTGCTACGGCGGCCGTCCGGCAATGGAGGAACATCGCACCATTAGAGGAGTGAACCCGGCTGTAATCATTGGTACACCGGGACGTATGAACGACCATCTGAAGAAGGGAAACTTTGATGTCGATACCGTTCATACGTTGGTAATCGACGAGTTTGACAAATCATTGGAATTTGGTTTTCACGACGAAATGGCGGAAATCATCGGACAACTGCCCGGGGTAAAGAAACGTGTTCTTCTTTCGGCCACAGACGCTGAAGAAATTCCGCAATTCGTGGGGTTGGGAGAGGACGCCTGTATCAAACTGAATTTCCTCTCCCAAGACGGTTCTTTGTCGGAACGTCTGAACTTGTTGCAAGTGCATTCGCCTGAAAAAGACAAACTGGCAACACTTTATCGGCTGCTTTGTATGTTAGGTGAAGCCTCTACGCTCGTTTTTGTCAATCATCGGGAGAGTGTGGAACGAGTGGCGGGCTATCTGCTGGCAAAGAAGTTTCCTTGCGATACTTTCCACGGTGGTATGGAGCAACAAGACCGCGAACGGGCGCTTTATAAATTCCGAAACGGTACGTGCCCTGTCCTTATCTCTACCGACCTGGCCGCACGTGGGCTGGACATTCTGGGTATAGACAATGTAGTGCACTATCATTTGCCGGTCAACGAAGAGGCTTTTACTCACCGCAACGGACGTACCGCACGCTGGCAGGCGAACGGCTCTTCTTTTCTGATACTTCACTCCGAAGAGCGCTTGCCGGATTACATTTCCGCGGAGATTCCTGTTTTTGAGCTTTCATCGCAGGCAGTAAAGCCCATAAAGGCCCGTTGGGCTACGCTCTATATCGGTAAAGGTAAGAAAGATAAGCTTAATAAGATAGATATTGCAGGCTTTTTATATAAGAAAGGTGGATTGATGCGCGAAGACGTGGGGCAGGTAGATGTGAAAGAACATTATGCTTTTGTGGCCGTACGCCGTTCCAAACTGAAACAGTTGCTTACTTTAATTAAAGGAGAAAAGATAAAAGGCATGAAAACTATCGTTGAAGAGGCAAAATAGAAGCTTCTGGCTGACGTTTTGATAGTTTATAGCTTTTATTTCACTTTTAGTAACAAACGCGCTCTTCTTCTCAACCTGTTCTTTCATTTTCATTATAAAAAGTGAGGGTTGATATATTTATATAACAAATTGGCGCATATCTCTTGTATATACCAATAAAAAGTAAGATAAATGTGGAATAAATCCGTAATTTCATAAAGAAAGATTTGCAAAGCAGAAATTAATCCGTAATTTCGCCATGTCGGAAGACATCAATAAACGAATTGTGTAACCAAAACAAACTAATTTCAAATGAAAAAGCATAATTTCAATGCAGGACCTTCTATTCTTCCTCGTGAGGTGATTGAAGATACAGCAAAAGCTGTTCTTGATTTCAATGGTTCAGGCCTTTCACTGATGGAAATCAGCCATCGTGCTAAAGACTTCCAACCTGTTGTGGACGAAGCAGTGGCATTATTCAAAGAATTACTTAATATCCCCGAAGGATATTCTGTTCTGTTCTTGGGAGGTGGCGCCAGCCTGGAATTCTGTATGATTCCTTTTAACTTCCTGGAAAAGAAAGCTGCTTACTTGAATACGGGCGTATGGGCAAAGAAAGCCATGAAAGAGGCCAAGGGATTCGGAGAAGTGGTTGAGGTGGCTTCTTCCGCTGAGGCTACTTATACGTACATACCGAAAGATTATGCCATACCGGCCGATGCGGATTATTTCCATATCACGACCAACAACACGATTTACGGTACCGAACTGAAAGAAGATTTGAATGTAAACGTTCCGATGATTGCTGACATGTCTTCAGATATATTCTCACGTCCCATCGATGTGTCCAAATACATCTGTATTTACGGTGGTGCGCAGAAGAATCTGGCTCCTGCCGGCGTAACGTTCGTCATTGTGAAAAACGATGCATTGGGTAAAGTGTCTCGCTACATCCCTACCATGCTGAATTATCAAACACATATCGATGGGGGTTCCATGTTTAATACACCTCCCGTTCTTCCCATCTATTCGGCAATGCTCACTTTGCGCTGGAACAAAGCGCAAGGCGGTGTAAAAGAAATGGAGCGGCGCGCCATTGAGAAAGCTGATATGCTATATGCTGAAATAGACCGCAACAAGATGTTCGTGGGGACGGCAGCTAAAGAAGATCGCTCTCGCATGAATATCTGTTTCGTAATGAAGCCCGAATATAAAGATTTAGAGGCGGATTTCCTGAAGTTCGCTACGGAAAGAGGTATGGTGGGCATCAAGGGACACCGTTCGGTAGGCGGATTCCGTGCATCCTGCTACAATGCTATGCCGAAAGAAAGTGTGCAGGCTTTGATTGATTGCATGCAAGAGTTTGAAAAACTTCATTAATAATATCTTCGCCACAGACTGCACGGGTTTGCACAAGTCGTTTCCTAAAAAATAGAGTGTGCCTTGTGCAATCTGTGGCAATTTCTTTTCTAATATAGTAGAATTATGAAAGTATTAGTCGCAACAGACAAACCGTTTGCCAAAGTGGCTGTGGACGGTATTCGTAAAGAGATTGAAGCAGCCGGTTACGAGCTCGTATTGCTGGAGAAATATGGTGAGAAAACCAAGTTGCTGGAAGCCGTGAAAGATGTCGAAGCTATTATTATTCGTAGTGACGTCATAGACGCCGAAGTGCTGGATGCCGCTCAAAAACTGAAAATCGTGGTGCGTGCAGGTGCCGGTTATGACAATGTGGATTTGGAAGCTGCCACCGCTCATAACGTTTGCGTGATGAATACTCCGGGGCAGAATTCCAACGCTGTGGCCGAACTGGCTTTCGGGCTTATGGTGATGGCTGTCCGCAATATGTACAATGGAACTTCGGGAACCGAACTGAAAGGTAAGAAGTTGGGTATCCATGCTTATGGCAACGTTGGTCGCAACGTGGCCCGCATAGCCAAAGGTTTCGGTATGGATATTTATGCATTCGATGCTTTCTGTCCTAAAGAAGTGATTGAGAAAGAGGGTGTGAAAGCTGTGGCTTCTGCCGAAGAACTGTACTCCACTTGCGACGTCATCTCATTGCACATTCCGGCAACCGCTGAAACGAAGAACTCCATTAATCACGCTTTGGTGAACCGGATGCCCAAAGGTGGTCTGTTGGTGAATACTGCCCGTAAGGAAGTGATCAATGAAGCCGAGTTGATTCAGCTATTGGAAGAGCGTACGGATTTGAAGTACGTGACCGATATTATGCCGGCAGCCAACGAAACCTTTGTTTCTCGATTTGCAGGGCGTTATTTCTCCACACCGAAGAAGATGGGTGCACAGACAGCCGAGGCCAATATCAATGCGGGCATTGCAGCTGCCTGCCAGATTGTAGGTTTCCTGAAAGAAGGCTGTGAGAAATTCCGTGTAAACAAATAATGGCAAAAAAAAATAATATCCTCTATGGCAATCATTAAACCTTTCAAAGGTATTCGTCCTCCGCAAGAATTGGTGGAGCAAGTGGCTTCTCGCCCCTACGATGTGCTGAACTCTGCTGAAGCGCGCGAAGAAGCGGCCGGGAATGAGAAATCCTTATATCATATCATTAAGCCCGAAATAGACTTTCCGGTAGGTACCGATGAACATGATGAACGTGTTTATCAGAAAGCGGCCGAGAATTTCCGGATGTTTCAAGACAAGGGATGGCTGGTACAGGACGGCAAGGAGAATTACTACGTATATGCCCAGACCATGAACGGCAAGACACAATACGGACTTGTGGTGGGTGCTTATGTGCCCGATTATATGAACGGTGTCATTAAGAAACATGAGTTGACTCGCCGTGATAAAGAAGAAGACCGCATGAAGCACGTCCGAGTGAACAATGCCAACATTGAACCGGTATTTTTTGCTTATCCCGACAATGCTTTGCTGGATAGTATCATTGCACGCTATACGGCCGAAAAGCCGGTATATGACTTTGTTGCTCCGGATGACGGTTTCGGTCACACGTTCTGGATCATCGACAAGCAGCAGGATATAGATGCCATCACCGGTGAATTTGCCAAGATGCCCGCCCTCTATATTGCCGATGGTCATCACCGCAGTGCCGCCGCTGCCTTGGTAGGCGCAGAGAAAGCCAAGCAAAATCCCAATCATCGTGGAGATGAAGAATATAACTACTTCATGGCTGTTTGCTTCCCTGCCAACCAGCTGACCATTATAGACTACAACCGTGTGGTAAAAGACTTGAATGGTCTGACTGTAGAAGAGTTCCTGACTGCCGTGAGCAAGAATTTCATAGTAGAAGATCGAGGAGAGGAAATCTATAAGCCTTCCGGCTTGCATAATTTCTCTCTCTATCTGGCCGGTAAATGGTATAGTCTTACAGCTAAACCGGGTACTTACAACGACAATGACCCCATCGGCGTATTGGATGTCACCATCTCTTCCAATCTGATATTGGATGAAGTGTTGGGCATCAAGGATCTGCGCTCCGACAAGCGTATAGACTTTGTCGGTGGCATCCGTGGCTTAGGTGAACTGAAGAAACGGGTGGACAGCGGAGAGATGAAAATGGCCTTGGCTTTATATCCTGTCAGTATGAAGCAGTTGATGGACATTGCTGATACAGGTAACATTATGCCGCCCAAAACAACTTGGTTTGAGCCTAAGTTGCGTTCGGGTTTGATTATCCATAAATTGGATTAAGAAAAACAGAAACAGGTTTGACATCAAAAAGCATCTTTTTTCGGAGGATAAAAATACAGTCCGAGAGTTTATGCTTTTAATCTTTTGATGCAGGCAATACAGATTTTTTATTCAAGAGCTGTATTGTCTGCGTCATTTTGTATCGTCTGTATCTGGAAGGGGAATAGTTTGAAATAAACGCCCCCCTCTTTTATAATTTGAAGAACTATAGTCTTTTACACTTGTACAAGCGTAAGCTTATGTATGTAGGAGTTGTAGAGAGGATTTGGGTATAAGCTGCTAATTGGCTTTCCTGAAGCGGTTGTCTATATCATCTTCCGGCAAATCTCTTCCACAGTCCGCCGGATATTGGTTTTTGCAAACGCTGACTCCATAGCTTTTTCTTGAGGAACGGAAGTAGGATTGATGGAAAGTACTTCTTTGAAACCGGCTTTTTCCAGCATCTCTTTGTCTTCTATCTTTCCCGCCAACAGAATGACGGGAATTTGTTGCTTTTGAGCTTCTTGCAGGATGCCCGAAGGTACTTTCCCCATAATGGTCTGTCGGTCTGCCTTGCCTTCTCCGGTGATGATGAGATCAGCACCTTTGATTTTCTCGGTAAAATGAAAGAAGTCGAGTAGTAGTTGTATGCCGGGTTTCAGATCGGCATGCAAGAAAGCCAGCAAGCTACCACCCATGCCACCGGCAGCACCTGAACCGGGGATGTTGGAAATGTCTTTCCCTGTGGATTGAGAGATGATGCCGGCCAGTTTCTTCATATTTGCATCGAGCTTTGCTGCCATTTCCCGGTCGGCTCCTTTTTGCGGAGCAAAGACGAATGATGCGCCTTTCGGGCCGGTGAAAGGATTCTTTACATCACATGCAGCGACAAATTTTGCGTTTTTGAGTGCCGGATGGGCAGCAGAGGAGTCGATTGAGGCTACTTTGGCCAGCAACTCTCCGCACATGCCTCGCTTGGGAATATCCGGAGCTACCGCTTGGATGATGTTTGCACCCGTTTCATCAAGAAAACGAAAACCCAATGCCTGCAACATTCCCAAACCGGCATCGTTCGTTGCGCTGCCACCTAATCCGATTATAAAGTTTCTGCATCCCAAGTTCAAAGCGTGGCATATCAGTTCACCGGTTCCGTAAGAGGTGGTCAACATTGGATTTCGCTTCTCTTTAGGTACGAGTGGCAGGCCGCTGATGGCGGCCATTTCGATAAAGGCCGTTTGCCGATCGTTAGAAATGCCATAGCAGGTGTCGTGCATTTCCATCATCGGGTTGTGAGCACGTAGAAAGAGACGCTTTCCTCCCGTGGCGGAAATTAGGGCATCCAGCATTCCTTCTCCTCCATCGGCAATGGAGAACCGGACGACTTCACATGATGGAAATACTTTATGTATGCCTCTGGCAGCGGCTTCTCCTGCTTCTTGGGAGGTGAGGCATTCTTTGAATGAATCGAGGGCGATGATTATTTTCATTGGCGATTGTGCATTTTTTATCAATTCATAAATCAGTAATTCATAAGTTTGATATAGGTATAAAGAGCTGTTGGAGGTTAGGATATAAGCTTTGTTGCCTGAGCCAAAGATAGTATATTTTGATTGATTTCGTCAATTGTTGATGGCATTGTTGATGATGAAAATTAAAAGAATTGTATCTTTGCAGCATGAGCGAAGATAGGTATAAAACGATTTCAGCCCTTTCCGAAGGCATTTACACGGAGAAGCGTAGCAAATTTATCGCTATAGCCTTGCCGGTGCACACATTGGAAGAAGTGAAATCGTATCTGGATGTTTATCAGAAAAAGTACTATGATGCCCGTCATGTATGTTATGCCTATATGCTGGGACATGAGCGCAAGGATTTTCGCGCCAATGACAACGGTGAACCTTCAGGTACGGCAGGCAAGCCTATCTTAGGACAAATCAACTCTAATGAACTGACGGATATACTTATTGTTGTGGTTCGTTATTTCGGAGGTATCAAGTTAGGGACAAGCGGGTTGATTGTGGCTTATAAAGCCGCTGCCGCCGAAGCTATTGCTGCCGCGTCTGTTATAGAGAAAACCGTGGACGAGACAGTAACTTTCTTGTTTGAATATCCTTTTATGAATGACGTGATGCGCATTGTGAAAGAAGAAGAGCCGGAGATACTGGAACAATCGTATGATATGGACTGCCACATGACGCTTCGCATTCGTCAGTCCATGATGCAGAGGTTGCGGGTACGGCTGGAGAAAGTAGAGACTTTGAGGTTTGAGTAAATAGTCGGGAAGAAGCAACGTCTCTAAACATTTATTTGAAAAACAATTACGCTAATAAGAAAAAAGATGGGGGTTAGTGCGACTAAAAGAGAACTGGGTGAACTATATGCCTTTTTCCGTCTGTTGGCTGACGGAAGTGTGGCATTCGGTACACCGGATGTGCAGAAAAATGTGGCAAAGTGTTGGCCTGTTGCCTTGGTGCAGAGAGAAGAGCACGATGGTACGCGTCGTTATTACATAGAGGAGGAAGAAGTACGGCTGGTTGGCGGAACAGTGGGGAAGGATGGCGCTTTCACTCTCGGAGGCAAGGAAGAACAACGCTTTCCCCGTGAAGACTTCAAGGATGCGGCAGAACTTATTCTTCACTTGTTGAAGACTGCTTCCGGCGAGGCAATCGAGGTGACCGAAGGACTGGAAGCTTTTCTGGATGCTGTCGGTATCTATGATTTGGAGGCGAAAACGGACGATCGCACAGATTTCTACGTGGCTTTCCATCATCCCGACGCACCGTTGACGGGATTTACGGTTCGTTGCCGTCTTGCCCCGATGAACCCGTTGCTCGACGGAGGCCGTACGGCCAACTTAAAATTGGAACAGAGTGGCGTGAAGTTTGCCGTGCCCACAGTGAATAAGGTGAACGCTTTGTCTCAATCTCCAACCGAAGTAGCCGATAGGATGCTGCTTATTGAGCGCTTGGGAGGCATCTTGAAGTACGCTGATGTAGCCGACCGTATGTTCCGTTGTAATCTACAGATGATTGATCTCCATTTTCCCCGTATGTTGGCAGAGATGGTTCGCGTAATGCATCTGGATGGCATTGTCCGTGTCAGTGAGCTGACGGAGCATATCAAGGTAATGAACCCTCTGAAGATAAAGGATGAATTGATAAACAAACATGGTTTCTATGAGTTTAAGGTGAAGCAGTTTTTGTTGGCGCTTGCCCTTGGAATGCGTCCGGCTAAGATATACAACGGCACTGATTCTGCGGTGGAAGGCATGTTGCTGGTCACTACCGATGGTGAAGTGCTGTGCTATCATAAATCGGATCGTGCCATCTTTGCTGACTTTCTTTACCGAAATACCCGTTTGGAGAAAGGTTCTGCAGACAAGGACAAATATGGCTTTCTTGAGCGTGAAAACGGAGTCTGGTATTTTAAACTGAATGTGAAGATAGGTCTGATGAAAAGGTGACTCTCACTCCGGCTCTCTTCTGTTTTTATCTTTTCTGCAATTATAATCAGTGCCTCCTTCCGAAGTAATTCCTGATTTTTCTCATGAACTTAAGTCCTAATCTTACGCCATCAAAAACAGCCATGCCGGTATTGAATGCTCTCATGATTGCACCGGCTTTATTGGTGGCGGGAGCGATGGGAGCCAATATGTCTTTTGTAAGATTGGTCATGATATCTTTTTGTGCATGAATTTGCTGTAATAAAGCCGATTTTTGTTCGGCTATGCTTTCCAACGTATGAGGGAAAGGTATCGAAGTGTGGCTCATTCTGTCTCTTATTTATTGGATTTGTCTAAGAATAGTCCGGCAATGAATTTGACTGTCGGGTTGATGATTAGCTTTCTACGGAAGAGAACAAGTAAGAGGATGAGCAGGATATGAAATCCGGCAACAAGAGCATAGCTTGCCGTCAGTCCACCAACTAAAGGGGCTATTACATAAACCAGGGTAAATGACAGATAGAACAGAACCACTACGCTTAGGACAATGATAAGTATAACCAGCAAAAGCATGGAGAGCAGCTTGGATAGTTTTTCCGTGATCTCCAATAGAGTATATTCTTTTTGTAGTTCAAGAAACTTTTTGAACTCAACGAATAATTGCTGAATTTTCTCAAAACTTTGATCGTCGGCAAACATGGTGGTTCTGTTTTAGTTCGTTTTATTCAGCAGGTTCCCCTTTGATTTCTGCTGCAATTTCATCTACCAGATTCTCCATGTCATTCCGACTGAGCCGGATACCTTTTTTGCGGAGAATCTCTGCAATTTTATTACGCGTGTCCTCTCCTTTTTCAGGAGCAAATAAAATACCAAGGGCTGCACCCACTGCGGCACCGCCCAAGAAAGCTGCTAAAACGTTCAGTCCTTTCATAATTCTATCCTTTCTTTTAAGAGGTTCTCAGTTACAAAGTTAGCATTATTTTTACACAAAGGGTTGATTTTCTCCTTTATTTTCTTAAAGATCTGAGATTTGCATACATATATAAATCTTACGGTTGTTCATTTTTGTATAGCTTTCTTCTTGAAGAGCTTTTAGCACAGGCTGTATTAAAATTGAATTTTCAAATGTCATGTGGTTGATTAATCGAGCTTTACGCTCTGTTTATTTATAACAAAGATGCGGCAACTCTTTAGGCAATTCCGTCTTTATTGTGGGGTTTAATTATATTTAACTGATGAAGCGAGGGGATAATTGCGCGTTATGGCGTACCTTTGTTTCCTAAATAAGGTGTAGCTCGGAAAGATGAACTGCTTCTTGAATAAAAGCGGATTTTTATTTGCTTTGTTCCTTGAAAGTATTGATTGATATTGGGATAAGAATAGACGGAAATATTATTAACAAAAAACGATAAGAAAAAAATGAAAAAATTAACTCTATTAGGGATGGGGGTATGCATTGCTTTGGCATTCTCTTCTTGTAAATCGAGCGAAAGCGCTTATAAAAAAGCATATGAAAAAGCCAAACAGCAAGAATTGGCCGAACCGCAGACTGCTGTTGCGGTAGAAGAAACGGCTCCGGTTGTGGTGGCCCCGGCAAGCAGCAAAGTGGTGGAGAGTGCTCCGGTCGGTGTACGTCAGGAAAAGGTCACTGTGGTCTCCGGTGGCAATGGTTTGAAAGACTACAGCGTGGTATGTGGCAGTTTTGGCGTGAAGGCAAATGCTGAAAACTTGAAGGCTTTCTTGGATAGAGAGGGATATAACGCGATTGTTGCGTTCAATGCGGAAGCTTCCATGTATCGTGTCATTGTGGCAACTTTTGCGGATAGGGCTTCGGCGGCTGATGCTCGTGATGCATTTAAGGCCAGATATCCCAATCGTCAGGATTTCCAAGGATCTTGGTTGCTGTACCGAATTAACTAATTAAGTAAAGTTCTTTTGAATAATTTATAAAGAAAGAGATAACACTTTCTTTTGATAGGCGGTAGCTGGCAAGCTACCGCCTTTTGCCTTTTTTTATCAGGCAGGCTGATTATTCTTATATGTCCTTTCATCTTGTCTTTTCCAAAAAAACAACATTTTTTTATTTTTTCATATGAAAAAACTTTGCTATTATTAAAAATGTATCTATTTTTGCATCGTATTTTGTATCGTAATAGGTGCAAAGAGGTTGAACTAATGAGGTATATAAACTCCGGTATGGCAAAGTGCTTAAAAGCGGAAGTGGTAGCACAATATGTAACGTTCTTTTTATTCTGTTTGTTCCCAATGATAGGATATGGTCAAACGGGACAGGAAACTGTGGATACTTTGATTAGAATGGGCTTTGAGAATGTGGGATGGGCAGAAGATGGTGATGAACGCATATATATCTTTCAGAATTCCACATACCGTTTGCAAGGAGTCGGTATAGGTAAGGCTGTGGATGTGATTCAAAAAATAGGCTTGCCGGAAAATAAAAGATGTAGGATTGTTGTTTTGAACAATGATATACCTCAAATATCTCTTAGCTATCATCCGATTACCGGTGATACTTTATCTCGGGTAGAGCGTAATGACTGGAATGTCAGTTATGAATTGGGCGATACGTGGGAGAAGGCTAAGAAAGTGAAGTTGAGAAATCGTTCTTTGTTTAAGATTGATGTATTGGTATATCCTCAGTTGGCTTTAAAGAACTTGGTGATTACACAGATTTATCAAGTCTTGTTTAACTTGAGTCCTGCCATTGAAGTTTCGATGTGGAAAGGAATGAAGCTTACTGCACAAGTGAAACTACCTGTTTATAATGATGGGTATGGAAAGTATGAAGATAAGATTCATCCGGGGCATATCACCGTTTCACAGCGTTTCAGATTGCCTTACAATGTGTTTGGTAGAGTGGCGGTAGGCTTTTTCAATGCCGATCAATATGGAATGGATGCCGAATTCTTTCGTCCTTTGAGTGATGAACGCTTCTTTTTATCGGGCAGGATAGGTTATACCGGAACAGGGTATTGGGATGGATTTAAATTGCATTATGATCCTTCTACAAGGACAACCACATGGTCTTTGGGAGGAGGATTTTATTGGCCGCAGTTTAATACCCAATTTACACTGAAAGCCGAACAATATTTAATGAAAGAAAAAGGAATCAGATTTGAAATGACCAGACATTTCCGTTATTGTTCGATAGGCTTTTATGTAATGAAAGCTCGGCATGCAAGAGCAAATGGAGGTTTCCGATTTCAAGTGGCTTTGCCCTCTTATAATTATAAAAGAAAGGGATATATACCACGTATGAATACTTCTGCCAACATGGGGCTTGTTTATAATGCAGGTAATGAACGCATGTATTATAGGCAATACAAGGCGGAAGCCAGTGATAACATAATGGAAAAGAATAGTTTTAATCCATATTTTATTAAATCAGAATTGTTAAATTTTTAATTTATTTATTGAAATGAAGAAGATTAAATTCTTAAACGGTATAAATGCAATGTTTGCGTTAGCCGTAGTAGCTTTGGCTACAACTTTTACTTCTTGCGAGAAAGAAGAATTCAACGTAAAAGTTGATCCTATCAATGCACAGGCAACTATCAGCCCGATAGTGCTTTATGTTGCGGATGGTGTTACTACGGATGTGACATCGACTGCTAAAATTTCGTACAATCCGAATTCTACTTTTACCGGTAATCCGGCTTTGGCCGCTACTACTGCAACTGTTTCTGTTTCTTATGACGGAATAAGTGCTGATGTAAAAGTTGCTGTTCCTGCATTGCAGGCCGGTCAGTTTGCCACTCTGACTCCGACTATTATTCTGCAGAAGAAGACTCCTGAAACTAAGATTGAGATTTCTCAGGTTGTAGGTACACCTGTACCAGAGGCTTCTGATAAGTCGGCTGAATTAACCAATACAACAGATTATTGGTATTCAACAACTGTGAAGTATCTTGAAAAATCCGGTAACAAGATTATGGAGAGGGATATTAAAACAACGGATGTGAATGAAGTGGCCGCTGTTGGTACTTTCTTTAACGCTCTTCAAGATACTTACAAAGAAACGCTTGTTGAAAAGAAAGATGTACCGGTTCACTCTCATTCGCTTAC
Protein-coding regions in this window:
- the serC gene encoding 3-phosphoserine/phosphohydroxythreonine transaminase, with translation MKKHNFNAGPSILPREVIEDTAKAVLDFNGSGLSLMEISHRAKDFQPVVDEAVALFKELLNIPEGYSVLFLGGGASLEFCMIPFNFLEKKAAYLNTGVWAKKAMKEAKGFGEVVEVASSAEATYTYIPKDYAIPADADYFHITTNNTIYGTELKEDLNVNVPMIADMSSDIFSRPIDVSKYICIYGGAQKNLAPAGVTFVIVKNDALGKVSRYIPTMLNYQTHIDGGSMFNTPPVLPIYSAMLTLRWNKAQGGVKEMERRAIEKADMLYAEIDRNKMFVGTAAKEDRSRMNICFVMKPEYKDLEADFLKFATERGMVGIKGHRSVGGFRASCYNAMPKESVQALIDCMQEFEKLH
- a CDS encoding NAD(P)-dependent oxidoreductase; the encoded protein is MKVLVATDKPFAKVAVDGIRKEIEAAGYELVLLEKYGEKTKLLEAVKDVEAIIIRSDVIDAEVLDAAQKLKIVVRAGAGYDNVDLEAATAHNVCVMNTPGQNSNAVAELAFGLMVMAVRNMYNGTSGTELKGKKLGIHAYGNVGRNVARIAKGFGMDIYAFDAFCPKEVIEKEGVKAVASAEELYSTCDVISLHIPATAETKNSINHALVNRMPKGGLLVNTARKEVINEAELIQLLEERTDLKYVTDIMPAANETFVSRFAGRYFSTPKKMGAQTAEANINAGIAAACQIVGFLKEGCEKFRVNK
- a CDS encoding glycerate kinase family protein gives rise to the protein MKIIIALDSFKECLTSQEAGEAAARGIHKVFPSCEVVRFSIADGGEGMLDALISATGGKRLFLRAHNPMMEMHDTCYGISNDRQTAFIEMAAISGLPLVPKEKRNPMLTTSYGTGELICHALNLGCRNFIIGLGGSATNDAGLGMLQALGFRFLDETGANIIQAVAPDIPKRGMCGELLAKVASIDSSAAHPALKNAKFVAACDVKNPFTGPKGASFVFAPQKGADREMAAKLDANMKKLAGIISQSTGKDISNIPGSGAAGGMGGSLLAFLHADLKPGIQLLLDFFHFTEKIKGADLIITGEGKADRQTIMGKVPSGILQEAQKQQIPVILLAGKIEDKEMLEKAGFKEVLSINPTSVPQEKAMESAFAKTNIRRTVEEICRKMI
- a CDS encoding DEAD/DEAH box helicase, with product MNKEDILHNLKIEELNPMQLAAGRAYDEQKDMVLLSPTGSGKTLAFLLPLVQKLKNEIKGVQAVVLVPSRELALQTESVFKQMNTSFKAISCYGGRPAMEEHRTIRGVNPAVIIGTPGRMNDHLKKGNFDVDTVHTLVIDEFDKSLEFGFHDEMAEIIGQLPGVKKRVLLSATDAEEIPQFVGLGEDACIKLNFLSQDGSLSERLNLLQVHSPEKDKLATLYRLLCMLGEASTLVFVNHRESVERVAGYLLAKKFPCDTFHGGMEQQDRERALYKFRNGTCPVLISTDLAARGLDILGIDNVVHYHLPVNEEAFTHRNGRTARWQANGSSFLILHSEERLPDYISAEIPVFELSSQAVKPIKARWATLYIGKGKKDKLNKIDIAGFLYKKGGLMREDVGQVDVKEHYAFVAVRRSKLKQLLTLIKGEKIKGMKTIVEEAK
- a CDS encoding DUF1015 domain-containing protein — translated: MAIIKPFKGIRPPQELVEQVASRPYDVLNSAEAREEAAGNEKSLYHIIKPEIDFPVGTDEHDERVYQKAAENFRMFQDKGWLVQDGKENYYVYAQTMNGKTQYGLVVGAYVPDYMNGVIKKHELTRRDKEEDRMKHVRVNNANIEPVFFAYPDNALLDSIIARYTAEKPVYDFVAPDDGFGHTFWIIDKQQDIDAITGEFAKMPALYIADGHHRSAAAALVGAEKAKQNPNHRGDEEYNYFMAVCFPANQLTIIDYNRVVKDLNGLTVEEFLTAVSKNFIVEDRGEEIYKPSGLHNFSLYLAGKWYSLTAKPGTYNDNDPIGVLDVTISSNLILDEVLGIKDLRSDKRIDFVGGIRGLGELKKRVDSGEMKMALALYPVSMKQLMDIADTGNIMPPKTTWFEPKLRSGLIIHKLD
- a CDS encoding HpaII family restriction endonuclease is translated as MGVSATKRELGELYAFFRLLADGSVAFGTPDVQKNVAKCWPVALVQREEHDGTRRYYIEEEEVRLVGGTVGKDGAFTLGGKEEQRFPREDFKDAAELILHLLKTASGEAIEVTEGLEAFLDAVGIYDLEAKTDDRTDFYVAFHHPDAPLTGFTVRCRLAPMNPLLDGGRTANLKLEQSGVKFAVPTVNKVNALSQSPTEVADRMLLIERLGGILKYADVADRMFRCNLQMIDLHFPRMLAEMVRVMHLDGIVRVSELTEHIKVMNPLKIKDELINKHGFYEFKVKQFLLALALGMRPAKIYNGTDSAVEGMLLVTTDGEVLCYHKSDRAIFADFLYRNTRLEKGSADKDKYGFLERENGVWYFKLNVKIGLMKR
- a CDS encoding IMPACT family protein, whose amino-acid sequence is MSEDRYKTISALSEGIYTEKRSKFIAIALPVHTLEEVKSYLDVYQKKYYDARHVCYAYMLGHERKDFRANDNGEPSGTAGKPILGQINSNELTDILIVVVRYFGGIKLGTSGLIVAYKAAAAEAIAAASVIEKTVDETVTFLFEYPFMNDVMRIVKEEEPEILEQSYDMDCHMTLRIRQSMMQRLRVRLEKVETLRFE